The following proteins come from a genomic window of Trifolium pratense cultivar HEN17-A07 linkage group LG4, ARS_RC_1.1, whole genome shotgun sequence:
- the LOC123924064 gene encoding UDP-D-apiose/UDP-D-xylose synthase 2-like — protein sequence MDRVNLDGKPIQPISICMIGGGGFIGSHLCEKLMSETSHKAIVVDVSSDKIKNLLDKSLPWANRIEFHQMNIKNDSRLETLVKAADLTINLAAICTPADYNTRPLDTIFSNFVDAIPVIKFCTENKKRLIHFSTCEVFGKTIGSFLPEEYRKDPKYYMLTEDVTPCIFGPVEKQRWSYACAKQMTDRLIYAEYAENGLKFTIVRPYNWIGPRMDFIPGVDGPSDGVPRVLACFSNNLLRGEPLKLVDGGQSKRTVLYIKDAIEAVLLMIDNPDRANGHIFNVGNPDNEVSVKELAELMIKVYAKVADIPASSLSTLNVRSEDFYGKGYDDSDRRIPDMTIITRQLGWKPKTSLDDLLDSTLRYQHQTYSHAIKKELSKAST from the exons ATGGATCGAGTGAACCTTGACGGAAAACCAATCCAGCCGATATCAATATGCATGATCGGCGGTGGAGGTTTCATCGGATCACATCTCTGCGAAAAGCTAATGTCCGAAACATCTCACAAAGCTATCGTCGTCGATGTCTCCTCCGACAAAATCAAAAATCTCCTTGATAAGTCTCTTCCTTGGGCCAACCGTATCGAATTTCATCAAATGAACATCAAGAACGATTCTCGCCTTGAAACTCTTGTCAAAGCTGCTGATCTC aCGATTAATCTTGCTGCGATTTGTACTCCGGCGGATTATAATACGCGGCCATTGGATACGATTTTCAGTAATTTCGTTGATGCGATTCCGGTG ATTAAATTTTGCACTGAGAACAAAAAGCGTTTGATTCATTTTTCTACCTGTGAGGTATTTGGGAAGACTATAGGTAGCTTTCTGCCTGAAGAATATAGAAAG GACCCCAAATATTACATGCTCACAGAAGATGTGACTCCTTGTATATTTGGTCCTGTTGAGAAGCAAAGGTGGTCTTATGCTTGTGCAAAGCAAATGACAGACAGGCTAATTTATG CTGAGTATGCTGAGAATGGCCTCAAGTTCACTATTGTGAGACCTTATAACTGGATTGGACCAAGaatggacttcattcctggtgTGGATGGCCCAAGTGATGGTGTCCCCAGAGTTTTAGCTTGTTTCAGTAAT AATCTTCTGCGTGGCGAGCCGCTCAAACTTGTTGACGGTGGACAATCAAAGAGAACCGTTCTCTATATCAAAGATGCAATTGAAGCTGTTTTGTTAATGATT GATAACCCTGATAGAGCAAATGGACACATCTTTAATGTGGGAAACCCAGATAATGAAGTATCTGTTAAGGAACTAGCTGAGCTTATGATAAAG GTATATGCAAAGGTGGCTGATATACCTGCTTCTAGTCTATCAACTCTGAATGTGCGTTCGGAGGATTTCTATGGTAAAGGCTATGATGACAGTGATAGGCGCATTCCTGACATGACGATTATCACCAGACAACTTG GTTGGAAGCCAAAGACATCTCTTGATGACCTGTTGGATTCA